From Aquificota bacterium, one genomic window encodes:
- a CDS encoding TerC family protein, producing MELSWLVFGTVVLVALFLDLFVFHRHPHKISIKESLWLSAFWIALGLAFAGFVYYTRGYDRTVEYLTGYLLEKSLSLDNIFVFILIFSYFKIPEEYRHKVLLWGVLGAIVFRAIFIFAGLELIKHFHWIIYVFGAVLIISAIKLLTTEEKEFHPEQTIVYRIAKRLIPLKPHNGDGRFFIREGKKIYATPMFLALLFVESSDIMFAIDSVPAIIAVSRDPFVVYTSNIFAILGLRSLYFAAAGILPLFHYLHYGLSFILGFIGVKMILSDFYKIPVEVSLLLIGSAIFVSAVASLVVKKKVDG from the coding sequence ATGGAGCTAAGCTGGCTTGTCTTTGGAACTGTGGTGCTTGTCGCCCTCTTTTTGGACCTTTTTGTATTTCATAGACATCCTCATAAAATATCCATAAAGGAATCTCTGTGGCTTTCTGCTTTTTGGATAGCTCTTGGGCTTGCCTTTGCAGGCTTTGTGTATTATACAAGGGGCTATGACAGAACGGTAGAATACCTTACAGGCTACCTTCTTGAAAAGTCCTTGAGCCTTGATAACATCTTTGTCTTTATCCTTATCTTTTCCTACTTTAAGATACCGGAAGAGTATAGGCATAAGGTCCTCCTCTGGGGCGTTTTGGGTGCTATAGTCTTTAGAGCCATATTTATCTTTGCTGGGCTGGAGTTGATAAAGCACTTTCATTGGATCATATATGTCTTTGGAGCTGTGCTTATAATCTCAGCCATTAAACTTTTGACCACAGAAGAAAAAGAGTTCCACCCAGAACAGACCATTGTTTATAGAATAGCCAAAAGGCTTATACCACTAAAACCGCATAATGGAGATGGCAGGTTTTTTATAAGAGAGGGCAAAAAGATCTACGCCACGCCTATGTTCCTTGCCCTTCTTTTTGTAGAAAGCTCGGATATTATGTTTGCCATAGACTCGGTTCCAGCCATAATAGCCGTATCAAGGGACCCCTTTGTGGTATACACTTCCAACATATTTGCCATATTGGGCCTCCGATCTCTTTACTTTGCCGCCGCAGGCATTTTGCCCCTTTTCCATTACCTACATTACGGCCTTTCCTTTATCCTCGGCTTTATCGGTGTAAAGATGATCCTATCAGACTTTTATAAGATACCCGTGGAAGTATCTTTGCTTTTGATTGGTAGTGCCATCTTTGTGTCTGCAGTGGCTTCCTTGGTGGTTAAAAAGAAGGTGGATGGTTAA
- a CDS encoding glycosyltransferase family 4 protein: MVKLLQVVDGVGWGGTKEQTYLITRELSKRGFRVHMALSFQYDLMVSKLKGYDVKLHFFENHNKLSRFHPFNYYRLWKIMREENFDIVIANFPHALDFVRTAMSFLKTKPKLVAYKRTGRGSNFFSKLFKYSFADRIVVVDRATFERLKEDGFFPEKLVYIPSGLDLSRFKPMGKEMALAKRRELGIDPNKKVFINVANWNPQHKGQPFLIEAFRRLNCPQCLLLLVGINTDKEAPKYAQRYGLGERLIGLGFREDVPELLNMADYFVFSSYFEGIAGALLQAMACGKVVISTLAGGIRDYLKDGENGFAVDVGDLEGFVDRLKRALDLSEEERERLSKRAIESLKFHSHT; the protein is encoded by the coding sequence ATGGTTAAGCTACTGCAAGTGGTGGACGGTGTAGGTTGGGGCGGCACAAAGGAGCAGACCTACCTCATAACAAGGGAGCTATCCAAAAGGGGCTTTAGGGTTCATATGGCCCTCTCCTTCCAGTATGACCTTATGGTAAGCAAGTTAAAGGGTTATGATGTAAAGCTTCATTTTTTTGAGAACCATAATAAACTCTCAAGGTTTCACCCTTTTAACTACTACAGGCTTTGGAAGATAATGAGAGAGGAGAACTTTGACATAGTGATAGCCAATTTTCCACATGCCCTTGATTTTGTAAGGACTGCCATGAGTTTTCTTAAAACTAAGCCAAAGCTTGTGGCCTACAAAAGGACTGGAAGAGGGTCCAACTTTTTTTCCAAGCTTTTCAAGTATTCTTTTGCGGATAGGATAGTGGTGGTTGATAGGGCAACCTTTGAAAGGTTAAAAGAAGATGGCTTTTTTCCAGAGAAGCTGGTTTATATACCAAGCGGTCTTGACCTTAGTAGGTTCAAGCCTATGGGTAAGGAGATGGCTTTGGCAAAGAGAAGGGAGCTTGGTATAGACCCAAACAAAAAGGTCTTTATAAACGTGGCTAACTGGAACCCACAACATAAGGGCCAGCCTTTTCTTATAGAAGCCTTTCGTAGGCTAAACTGCCCGCAGTGCCTTCTCCTTCTGGTAGGCATAAATACAGACAAAGAAGCGCCCAAGTATGCCCAAAGGTACGGCCTTGGTGAAAGGCTTATAGGCCTTGGCTTTAGAGAGGATGTGCCAGAACTCCTCAACATGGCGGATTACTTTGTCTTTTCCTCCTACTTTGAGGGTATTGCTGGAGCCCTACTTCAAGCTATGGCTTGCGGTAAGGTGGTCATATCCACTCTTGCGGGTGGTATAAGGGATTACTTGAAGGATGGAGAAAATGGCTTTGCGGTAGATGTGGGAGACCTTGAGGGCTTTGTGGATAGGTTAAAAAGGGCCCTTGACCTTTCGGAGGAGGAAAGGGAAAGACTTTCAAAGAGAGCCATAGAGAGCTTAAAATTCCATAGTCATACATAG
- a CDS encoding IS607 family transposase: MNEELLSPKEAGKLLGVSTRTIQRWDKQGLIKTVRTPKGRRRIPVSEVRRILRQMTNDRRAVIYARVSSQKQDKDGNLERQVERLLKWVKENNYEVVRVFKDTASGINDKRKNFWKMMEFIKENHIPFLIVEFHDRLTRFGLEYVKALLKEYGAELITVESKMSKDKMHELVEDLITIITSFTARIYGVRSQKFKKIKEILEDEATQNATA, from the coding sequence ATGAACGAGGAACTACTAAGTCCAAAAGAAGCGGGGAAGCTCTTAGGAGTTTCAACAAGAACAATACAAAGGTGGGACAAGCAGGGACTTATCAAGACAGTTAGAACTCCAAAAGGGCGAAGAAGGATACCTGTGTCAGAAGTAAGGAGAATTCTAAGACAGATGACGAATGACAGGAGAGCGGTTATCTATGCAAGAGTTAGCTCCCAGAAACAGGACAAGGATGGAAACCTTGAAAGACAGGTGGAGAGATTACTTAAATGGGTTAAGGAGAATAACTATGAAGTAGTTAGAGTTTTCAAGGATACCGCAAGCGGAATAAATGATAAACGCAAGAACTTCTGGAAGATGATGGAGTTTATCAAAGAAAACCACATACCTTTCCTAATAGTTGAGTTTCACGACAGACTCACAAGGTTCGGGCTTGAATATGTGAAAGCGCTTCTGAAAGAATACGGAGCGGAGCTTATCACGGTAGAGAGTAAAATGAGCAAAGATAAAATGCATGAGCTTGTGGAAGACCTGATAACTATTATTACTTCCTTTACCGCAAGGATATACGGAGTGAGGTCTCAGAAATTCAAGAAGATAAAGGAGATACTTGAGGATGAAGCTACACAAAACGCTACTGCTTAA
- a CDS encoding FAD:protein FMN transferase: MGTYALIELPEGKEYQAYRYMKSLEEKLSDYMEDSEVSRINKSAGVGCEKASEETLEVVQKALEISKRTYGFFDIMVGAYTINYKRKGLIGEEEAKRLIDYKKVSIEGAKVCLLEKGMAIDLGGIGKGYAVQKAYERLKTPWGFISIAGDLRVWGHKRLLAIFNPINNTLLAEGYNSKDLCLSTGGNYLRKHIIGKENSLLQATVAYHDCTITDALETALLAMDDESRERFIKENPHIGVFLLFKDGSLFINRAFMEYFESLKIYPASP; encoded by the coding sequence ATGGGTACCTACGCCCTTATAGAACTTCCAGAGGGCAAAGAATACCAAGCCTATAGGTATATGAAAAGCCTTGAAGAGAAGCTCTCAGATTATATGGAAGATTCGGAGGTATCAAGGATAAATAAGAGTGCTGGTGTAGGCTGTGAAAAGGCTTCAGAAGAAACCCTTGAGGTGGTTCAAAAAGCCCTTGAAATCTCTAAAAGGACCTATGGCTTTTTTGATATAATGGTTGGTGCATACACCATAAACTACAAAAGGAAAGGACTTATAGGTGAAGAGGAGGCAAAGAGGCTTATAGACTACAAAAAGGTAAGCATAGAGGGAGCTAAGGTTTGTCTTTTGGAAAAGGGTATGGCCATAGACCTTGGTGGCATAGGCAAGGGCTATGCGGTGCAGAAGGCCTACGAAAGGCTCAAAACACCTTGGGGCTTTATCTCCATAGCAGGAGACCTAAGGGTATGGGGCCACAAAAGGCTCCTTGCCATTTTTAATCCCATAAACAATACATTACTGGCCGAAGGCTACAACTCAAAGGACCTGTGCCTTTCCACTGGAGGCAACTACCTTAGAAAACACATAATAGGAAAGGAAAACAGCCTTCTTCAGGCAACGGTGGCATACCACGATTGCACCATAACGGATGCTTTAGAGACAGCCCTATTGGCAATGGATGATGAAAGCAGGGAAAGGTTTATAAAGGAAAACCCACATATAGGTGTGTTTTTGCTTTTTAAGGATGGAAGCCTTTTTATAAACAGGGCCTTTATGGAATACTTTGAAAGCCTTAAGATATACCCAGCAAGTCCTTAA